In Hippoglossus stenolepis isolate QCI-W04-F060 chromosome 20, HSTE1.2, whole genome shotgun sequence, the following are encoded in one genomic region:
- the psmc6 gene encoding 26S proteasome regulatory subunit 10B: MADGREKGLQDYRKKLLEHKEVDGRLKELREQLREQTKQYEKSENDLKALQSVGQIVGEVLKQLTEEKFIVKATNGPRYVVGCRRQLDKSQLKPGTRVALDMTTLTIMRYLPREVDPLVYNMSHEDPGSVSYSEIGGLSEQIRELREVIELPLTNPELFLRVGIIPPKGCLLYGPPGTGKTLLARAVASQLDCNFLKVVSSSIVDKYIGESARLIREMFNYARDHQPCIIFMDEIDAIGGRRFSEGTSADREIQRTLMELLNQMDGFDTLHRVKMIMATNRPDTLDPALLRPGRLDRKIHIELPNEQARLDILKIHSSPITKHGEIDYEAIVKLSDGFNGADLRNVCTEAGLFAIRADREYVTQEDFMKAVRKVADSKKLESKLDYKPI, translated from the exons ATGGCGGACGGCAGAGAGAAAGGACTGCAGGATTACAGGAAAAAATTACTCGAACACAAAGAAGTTGACGGGCGGTTAAAAGAAT TGAGAGAGCAACTGAGAGAACAAACCAAACAGTATGAGAAGTCGGAGAACGACTTGAAGGCTCTGCAGAGTGTCGGACAG ATTGTTGGAGAAGTGCTCAAACAGCTGACCGAAGAGAAAT TCATTGTCAAGGCTACCAATGGCCCCCGATATGTGGTTGGATGCCGCAGACAG TTGGATAAGTCGCAGCTGAAGCCAGGCACCAGAGTGGCTTTGGACATGACCACGCTCACTATAATGAG GTACCTTCCCAGAGAGGTGGACCCTCTGGTGTACAACATGTCTCATGAGGACCCTGGCAGTGTCTCCTACTCTGAAATTGGAGGCTTGTCTGAACAGATCCGTGAGCTGAGAGAG GTTATTGAGCTGCCTCTGACCAACCCTGAGCTCTTCCTGAGAGTGGGAATCATCCCCCCTAAAGGCTGCCTGCTCTATGGGCCTCCAG GTACTGGAAAGACTCTTCTTGCCAGAGCAGTAGCCAGTCAGCTGGACTGTAACTTCCTCAAG GTGGTGTCCAGCTCAATTGTGGACAAGTACATTGGTGAGAGTGCCAGGTTGATTCGAGAGATGTTCAACTATGCCAGGGACCACCAGCCATGCATCATCTTTATGGATGAGATTGATGCCATCG GTGGACGTCGATTCTCTGAGGGAACCTCTGCTGACAGAGAGATTCAAAGGACACTGATGGAG CTTCTTAACCAGATGGACGGCTTTGACACGCTGCACAGAGTCAAGATGATCATGGCCACCAACAGACCTGACACCCTGGATCCCGCCCTGCTGCGACCTGGCAGACTGGACCGTAAAATCC ACATTGAACTACCCAATGAACAGGCTCGCCTGGACATCCTAAAGATCCACTCAAGTCCCATCACCAAGCACGGAGAAATAG ATTATGAAGCCATAGTGAAACTGTCGGACGGCTTCAATGGAGCTGATCTGAGGAACGTGTGCACAGAAGCAG GTCTGTTTGCCATCCGTGCTGACCGGGAGTACGTCACTCAGGAAGACTTCATGAAAGCTGTGCGGAAAGTGGCCGATTCAAAGAAGCTCGAGTCCAAACTGGACTACAAGCCTATATAA
- the cgrrf1 gene encoding cell growth regulator with RING finger domain protein 1 isoform X2 — MAAVFLVTLYEYSPLFYISVVSLCFVVTAAVVLGWFGFDVPAILRSSDETESILPTPEKQMVQVTNPFALVMGYGTASVTDGASVRPFCLEPCILSCFWGCEVIAVQGALQSHQHGPRLSTPQHFQEAFHLRYHHSQSFHSDNNEEHHTQIPAEQGIPDFGLLPRAHYPLVAVLTLAEPEARDMYNIVASVTVIHVPDDKYSLSARILFQYLLTSQGNMFELKPLFMSADSGGAPGPPDTEQSTSPNQPTEEAHRLEQSSVLEDEDWSEGTGRDCVVCQNAAVNRVLLPCRHACVCDRCMSHFQHCPICRAFVLESFALTQEPVVEW, encoded by the exons ATGGCAGCCGTTTTCCTGGTCACGCTGTATGAGTACTCTCCTCTGTTCTACATCAGTGTGGTGTCCTTGTGCTTCGTTGTTACCGCTGCCGTCGTGCTCGGCTG GTTTGGTTTCGATGTCCCTGCGATCCTTCGCAGCTCAGATGAGACCGAGTCCATCCTTCCAACCCCTGAGAAGCAAATGGTCCAGGTGACGAATCCCTTCGCCTTGGTGATGGGCTATGGGACCGCATCTGTCACTG ATGGTGCATCAGTGAGGCCTTTTTGTCTGGAGCCCTGCATCCTGAGCTGTTTCTGGGGATGTGAGGTCATCGCCGTCCAGGGAGCACTGCAATCTCACCAGCACGGGCCGAGGCTCAGCACCCCCCAACATTTTCAGGAGGCCTTCCACCTACGTTACCACCACAGCCAGAGTTTCCA CAGTGACAACAACGAGGAACACCACACTCAGATTCCTGCTGAACAGGGGATCCCAGACTTTGGATTGTTGCCAAGGGCACACTACCCTCTTGTGGCTGTGCTGACGCTGGCAGAGCCAGAAGCCCGAGACATGTACAACATT GTGGCCAGTGTGACCGTTATTCATGTTCCTGATGACAAATACAGCCTTTCTGCTCGGATTCTTTTTCAATACCTTCTCACCTCACAGGGGAACATGTTCGAGTTAAAG cctctgttCATGTCAGCTGACAGCGGGGGGGCGCCGGGGCCTCctgacacagagcagagcacCTCTCCCAATCAACCCACAGAGGAGGCACACAGACTGGAGCAGAGTTCTGTGCTGGAGGACGAGGACTGGTCGGAAGGGACAGGCAGAGACTGTGTGGTCTGTCAGAATGCAGCAGTGAACAGGGTGCTGCTGCCCTGCAGacacgcctgtgtgtgtgaccgcTGTATGTCACACTTCCAGCACTGCCCCATTTGCAGGGCATTTGTCCTGGAGTCGTTTGCACTGACACAAGAACCAGTTGTAGAATGGTGA
- the cgrrf1 gene encoding cell growth regulator with RING finger domain protein 1 isoform X1, whose protein sequence is MAAVFLVTLYEYSPLFYISVVSLCFVVTAAVVLGWFGFDVPAILRSSDETESILPTPEKQMVQVTNPFALVMGYGTASVTDGASVRPFCLEPCILSCFWGCEVIAVQGALQSHQHGPRLSTPQHFQEAFHLRYHHSQSFHVSSDNNEEHHTQIPAEQGIPDFGLLPRAHYPLVAVLTLAEPEARDMYNIVASVTVIHVPDDKYSLSARILFQYLLTSQGNMFELKPLFMSADSGGAPGPPDTEQSTSPNQPTEEAHRLEQSSVLEDEDWSEGTGRDCVVCQNAAVNRVLLPCRHACVCDRCMSHFQHCPICRAFVLESFALTQEPVVEW, encoded by the exons ATGGCAGCCGTTTTCCTGGTCACGCTGTATGAGTACTCTCCTCTGTTCTACATCAGTGTGGTGTCCTTGTGCTTCGTTGTTACCGCTGCCGTCGTGCTCGGCTG GTTTGGTTTCGATGTCCCTGCGATCCTTCGCAGCTCAGATGAGACCGAGTCCATCCTTCCAACCCCTGAGAAGCAAATGGTCCAGGTGACGAATCCCTTCGCCTTGGTGATGGGCTATGGGACCGCATCTGTCACTG ATGGTGCATCAGTGAGGCCTTTTTGTCTGGAGCCCTGCATCCTGAGCTGTTTCTGGGGATGTGAGGTCATCGCCGTCCAGGGAGCACTGCAATCTCACCAGCACGGGCCGAGGCTCAGCACCCCCCAACATTTTCAGGAGGCCTTCCACCTACGTTACCACCACAGCCAGAGTTTCCA TGTCAGCAGTGACAACAACGAGGAACACCACACTCAGATTCCTGCTGAACAGGGGATCCCAGACTTTGGATTGTTGCCAAGGGCACACTACCCTCTTGTGGCTGTGCTGACGCTGGCAGAGCCAGAAGCCCGAGACATGTACAACATT GTGGCCAGTGTGACCGTTATTCATGTTCCTGATGACAAATACAGCCTTTCTGCTCGGATTCTTTTTCAATACCTTCTCACCTCACAGGGGAACATGTTCGAGTTAAAG cctctgttCATGTCAGCTGACAGCGGGGGGGCGCCGGGGCCTCctgacacagagcagagcacCTCTCCCAATCAACCCACAGAGGAGGCACACAGACTGGAGCAGAGTTCTGTGCTGGAGGACGAGGACTGGTCGGAAGGGACAGGCAGAGACTGTGTGGTCTGTCAGAATGCAGCAGTGAACAGGGTGCTGCTGCCCTGCAGacacgcctgtgtgtgtgaccgcTGTATGTCACACTTCCAGCACTGCCCCATTTGCAGGGCATTTGTCCTGGAGTCGTTTGCACTGACACAAGAACCAGTTGTAGAATGGTGA